A portion of the Carcharodon carcharias isolate sCarCar2 chromosome 18, sCarCar2.pri, whole genome shotgun sequence genome contains these proteins:
- the prrg1 gene encoding transmembrane gamma-carboxyglutamic acid protein 1 has protein sequence MQSVFLTQGEANSVLRRFRRKNTLLEELRQGNIERECREEVCTYEEAREAFENDEKTNEFWTNYIKEQNESQGSSSGVNMESVYLVAPLMAGLLIIIIILFAIWRCQVRKANHRQNAYAQSQYQANQAARNVSVVVFGYNEHPVSPFDRLHTQQPEAMTAYCPSGDGLTVESPVHLNSDLPPTYDEAIGQVNNIRINDDIQHSEDPPKYEEIVTPPK, from the exons TGTTTCTGACACAAGGTGAAGCCAACTCTGTTCTGAGAAGATTTCGAAGAAAAAATACCCTCTTGGAAGAGTTACGACAGGGCAACATAGAACGTGAATGTCGAGAAGAAGTTTGTACTTATGAAGAAGCTAGAGAAGCTTTCGAAAATGATGAAAAGACA aatGAATTCTGGACAAACTACATAAAGGAACAAAATGAGAGTCAAGGAAGTAGCTCTGGTGTCAATATGGAATCGGTTTACCTTGTGGCTCCTCTAATGGCAGGACttcttattattattattatactCTTTGCTATCTGGAGATGCCAGGTGAGAAAGGCAAATCACAGGCAGAATGCTTATGCCCAGTCACAATACCAGGCAAACCAAGCTGCCAGAAATGTATCAGTGGTTGTGTTTGGTTATAATGAGCATCCTGTCAGTCCATTTGATAGATTACATACACAGCAACCAGAAGCTATGACTGCTTACTGCCCCAGTGGGGATGGACTCACTGTAGAATCACCTGTACACTTAAATTCAGATCTACCTCCAACCTATGATGAGGCTATTGGACAGGTCAATAATATAAGAATTAATGATGATATACAACACAGTGAGGATCCTCCAAAGTATGAAGAAATTGTGACCCCCCCCAAATGA